The following are encoded together in the Penicillium digitatum chromosome 3, complete sequence genome:
- a CDS encoding Phospholipase PldA, putative — protein MQKFKERFEQGMNHLEESLKDTPLHDVKAEATHLKAKVGKFFNIINPNHRHDEEHEQATDRKRSEIADSHRFKSFAPIHDGNRVKWYVDGKDYMWAVSEALEQATETIYIADWWLSPELFLRRPPVEHQEWRLDQVLKRRAEAGVKIYVIVYKEVNQALTCNSAHTKHALRNLCPKGTPGYGNIRVMRHPDHNIFENAADMTLYWAHHEKFIVIDYNVGFIGGIDLCFGRWDVNQHPLADVHPAGLRDDIFPGQDFNNNRIMDFQSVEDWQSNEVSKVDFGRMPWHDVAMGLQGDCVYDIAEHFVLRWNFIKRDKYKRSHDVDWLLMEGRTGEEEDIIAVQRPKYPCGEYIQHPLTPLSTKVRGNVGTVRAQIVRSSDDWSSGILNEHSIQNAYCETIRNAQHYVYIENQFFITATGDQQRPIFNTIGRAIVDACVRAGKEGRKFRVIILIPAIPGFAGDLRDNAALGTRAIMDYQYKSICRGEHSIFGQIAKEGIDPREHVFVFALRAYDRINKTPVLEELEKEADVTYQDIQRGIAETIMSESVHPAVGIDGDKNEKDYAADQSAKQETLRKLQNFQDKVEQRRADDGFHSKDSVSHCSMLNGGKMSDEVWEGDLEAEKGNFVQEELYVHGKVCIVDDRTIICGSANINDRSQLGSHDSELAIVMEDQDLIDSQMNGQPYRASRLAATLRRQLWREHLGLLRAQDFDASGDPNAQPPDVSLNQIDEGPENEFVMDPLSDRVWNTWTSQASGNTEAYRMLFRADPDDHIKTFEDYDNFRPRGTHKEGHLFDPYMPVKDVREKLDLIKGHLVWLPLDFLRDAEMAEPGLAVNQITESIYT, from the exons ATGCAGAAATTCAAGGAGAGGTTTGAACAAGGAATGAATCATTTAGAGGAGTCACTCAAAG ACACCCCTCTCCACGATGTCAAAGCTGAAGCTACACATTTAAAGGCTAAAGTTGGCAAGTTCTTTAATATCATTAACCCAAACCACCGACATGACGAGGAGCACGAACAAGCAACAGACCGAAAGCGCTCTGAGATTGCAGACTCTCACCGTTTCAAGTCTTTTGCACCTATTCATGACGGTAATCGCGTTAAGTGGTATGTCGATGGTAAAGACTACATGTGGGCAGTCTCTGAGGCCTTGGAACAAGCCACCGAGACCATCTACATTGCCGATTGGTGGCTTTCTCCAGAACTCTTTTTGCGCCGTCCTCCTGTTGAGCACCAGGAATGGCGGCTGGACCAGGTCTTGAAGCGACGCGCAGAAGCAGGTGTCAAGATTTATGTCATTGTCTACAAAGAG GTCAACCAAGCCCTGACTTGTAATTCCGCACACACTAAGCATGCTTTGCGCAACCTCTGCCCCAAGGGAACTCCTGGCTACGGCAATATCCGAGTGATGCGCCACCCCGACCACAATATCTTCGAAAACGCAGCTGATATGACTCTCTACTGG GCGCACCACGAGAAATTCATCGTCATTGATTACAATGTTGGCTTTATCGGAGGCATTGATCTTTGTTTTGGACGATGGGATGTAAACCAGCACCCGCTGGCCGATGTCCATCCAGCAGGTTTGCGAGACGACATTTTTCCCGGACAGGATTTCAACAACAACCGGATCATGGACTTCCAGAGTGTAGAGGACTGGCAAAGTAACGAAGTCAGCAAAGTCGACTTTGGTCGCATGCCCTGGCACGACGTGGCCATGGGCTTGCAGGGCGACTGTGTATATGACATCGCCGAACACTTCGTTCTGCGATGGAACTTTATCAAGCGCGACAAATATAAGCGCAGCCACGATGTCGACTGGCTGTTAATGGAGGGCCGCACTGGTGAGGAGGAAGATATCATCGCCGTGCAGCGACCCAAGTACCCCTGTGGAGAATATATCCAACACCCACTGACACCCCTATCAACCAAGGTTCGCGGTAACGTGGGCACTGTGCGCGCTCAAATCGTTCGTAGCAGTGACGACTGGAGCAGCGGTATTCTAAATGAGCACAGCATCCAAAACGCGTACTGCGAGACGATACGCAATGCCCAGCATTACGTGTACATTGAGAACCAATTCTTCA TCACTGCCACTGGCGACCAACAGCGCCCAATTTTCAACACGATCGGCCGAGCGATCGTCGACGCTTGCGTGCGTGCAGGCAAAGAGGGCCGCAAGTTCCGGGTCATCATTCTTATCCCCGCGATCCCTGGATTCGCTGGTGATTTGCGCGATAACGCTGCGTTGGGCACTCGGGCGATAATGGACTACCAGTACAAGTCAATTTGTCGCGGCGAACATTCGATCTTTGGGCAGATCGCGAAAGAGGGGATTGACCCAAGAG AACATGTCTTCGTGTTCGCTCTGCGCGCTTATGATCGAATCAACAAAACGCCCGTTCTCGAGGAGCTCGAGAAGGAAGCCGATGTCACATACCAAGACATCCAGCGCGGTATCGCAGAGACTATCATGAGTGAAAGTGTGCACCCAGCGGTGGGGATAGATGGCGATAAGAATGAAAAGGATTACGCAGCCGATCAAAGTGCGAAGCAAGAAACTCTGCGCAAGCTCCAGAATTTCCAAGACAAGGTCGAGCAGAGAAGGGCCGACGATGGGTTCCACAGCAAGGATTCAGTGTCACATTGCAGCATGTTGAACGGGGGTAAGATGTCTGACGAGGTCTGGGAGGGCGACCTAGAAGCCGAAAAGGGCAATTTCGTCCAGGAGGAGCTCTATGTGCACGGCAAAGTGTGTATCGTCGACGATCGCACGATCATCTGTGGCAGTGCGAACATCAACGATCGG TCTCAGCTTGGCTCACACGACAGCGAACTGGCCATCGTAATGGAAGACCAAGACTTAATCGACAGTCAAATGAATGGACAGCCATACCGAGCATCCCGATTGGCCGCAACGCTCCGGCGGCAACTGTGGCGTGAACACCTCGGCCTTTTGAGGGCTCAAGACTTCGATGCCTCGGGTGACCCGAACGCACAACCGCCCGATGTGTCTCTCAACCAGATTGATGAGGGGCCAGAGAACGAGTTCGTGATGGATCCACTCAGCGATAGGGTCTGGAACACCTGGACGTCGCAGGCGAGCGGGAACACCGAGGCGTATCGGATGCTGTTCCGGGCGGACCCTGACGATCATATCAAAACTTTTGAAGACTATGACAATTTCCGACCACGGGGCACACACAAGGAAGGACATCTATTCGATCCCTATATGCCGGTCAAGGATGTGCGTGAGAAGCTGGATCTCATCAAGGGTCACCTTGTTTGGTTACCATTGGATTTCCTGCGCGACGCTGAAATGGCTGAGCCTGGGTTGGCTGTGAATCAGATTACTGAG AGTATCTACACCTAA
- a CDS encoding WD40/YVTN repeat-like-containing domain protein: MLGSLFSWISLLLEPAFQVPLIEPQPRLKAENNLAIPVQGPWQDIITGHYAIPPILKIHDRNSVVKWSWQREDVTQPLPPLIRSGLYSGYNDATEMKWMRGGKSVAAIYSALIVVINHTPDQPATDKRITFALNRANDVLNNAHTVEPLPGDRLAVGTTGQRPWDGILVYNMSEALPLVNEPPVLQRIEGLRAIHALIWDEQGQMLWATGTDAAADGSDPVPAHGVIQGYPFDAETGLLGIDEAYRFRFPEYYDIDVEWGHGYSWWAGPHDLVPVPNERVFLVSNDIGLHAFDIDKMNFTTEYDEVIEKYMPGFEVTTTDRHGITRQGEYVELPQSDLKGFSLAPDGSFLYTQSLWRLYRGNYTSLVVDGVRHQIMKGNEIYRSRWFGDIDGWPKPKT, from the coding sequence ATGTTAGGGAGCTTATTCAGTTGGATCTCACTCCTTTTGGAGCCGGCCTTTCAAGTCCCGTTGATTGAACCTCAACCTAGACTCAAGGCGGAAAATAATTTAGCCATTCCTGTACAGGGtccctggcaagatatcatcACTGGCCATTATGCGATCCCTCCCATATTGAAAATTCATGACCGGAACAGTGTTGTCAAATGGAGTTGGCAACGAGAAGATGTCACTCAACCTCTGCCTCCTCTGATTCGGAGTGGTTTATATAGTGGTTACAACGATGCGACCGAGATGAAGTGGATGCGAGGCGGTAAAAGCGTCGCTGCCATCTACAGTGCCCTTATTGTCGTCATCAACCATACCCCCGATCAGCCCGCTACCGATAAGAGAATCACCTTCGCCCTCAACAGAGCGAATGATGTCCTAAACAATGCTCATACTGTCGAGCCGTTGCCTGGTGATCGCCTCGCGGTCGGAACCACCGGACAGCGACCTTGGGATGGTATTTTAGTCTACAACATGAGCGAGGCTCTCCCCCTCGTCAATGAACCTCCCGTACTGCAAAGGATCGAAGGTCTCCGGGCGATCCATGCCCTGATCTGGGATGAGCAGGGTCAGATGTTGTGGGCGACCGGTACCGATGCCGCGGCCGATGGTTCCGATCCTGTTCCGGCCCACGGCGTCATTCAAGGATACCCCTTCGATGCCGAGACGGGCCTACTCGGCATAGATGAAGCCTATCGATTCCGCTTCCCCGAATATTACGATATCGACGTGGAATGGGGACACGGATACAGCTGGTGGGCCGGGCCCCATGATCTCGTCCCCGTCCCCAATGAACGAGTATTCCTCGTCTCCAACGATATCGGTCTTCATGCCTTTGATATCGATAAAATGAATTTCACTACGGAATACGACGAAGTCATTGAGAAATATATGCCTGGCTTCGAGGTCACCACCACCGATCGTCATGGGATCACCCGCCAGGGAGAATACGTGGAGTTGCCGCAATCAGACCTCAAGGGGTTCAGTCTCGCCCCCGATGGAAGTTTCCTATACACCCAGTCTCTATGGCGGCTATACCGAGGGAACTATACCAGTCTCGTGGTTGATGGTGTGCGTCACCAGATCATGAAAGGGAATGAAATCTATCGGTCGCGATGGTTCGGAGACATCGATGGCTGGCCCAAACCAAAGACATAG
- a CDS encoding DNA damage and replication checkpoint protein Rfx1, putative yields the protein MPPELARAHSQGSAVSQTTQIAPQSRPGTADPVRARSEVLSRASRRPRSRGSTASIHSSTTQQTQDQHLDGFPQFMPSQVGAAQHMFNNPEDMLMRFGHQLSHHNGAPLDQSMQDSHAGMSRAEDFPNHPMQGHPLSHHSIQPEIANNLSGVSVPQYPPMYDSGVENHFPDHIVEDQEISEPGAKKKRGASSTVANDNELRKLLRQYEGWNLKQMAAEVMKNEGGGGKAEKVKQVFAMIWLRENCRKSSGSVRRDRVYCCYAENCGTERVSVLNPASFGKLVRIIFPNVQTRRLGVRGESKYHYVDLSVIEEKQQKLAPLNPQIAHHSNGPASLPSRAASAMRSRSASVQQPTADTAVFPSPTTSFAPRFPNNASLADCTCQGHTPSEPDATITRENVAQQAGKMIHQMLLFPIDENTVVDNDTLQLPDIRAYLPANTDLKVAAALAALYRSHCISVIDSFRYCKERNLMKYFSAFHGTLTVPVQKLLTHPNLAPWIKECDWMMYQKMIAFVAPLTTQVVPKPVLDAFNSISQRLCGHITETFKTQPTHVSLARLIPAHIFCNLLKHMLDVNQAANAAAAWLCHPDNRNQMWTDFKTMVNPREMMTKANIPTCAEPATEQILKHDIRALLTPLTDTDPSASLHFFTQPDTPDSVEAHKFPVESAPGDEYNFPDKWVQFILNIPAAFANHRTQCVIEKVDALWDSVLHRLTLAGAPSFSAWWMTKVFFHEMMIWQAEKGGFMRNTPGSLQNATFGPESLGHFQMKQASVPETSSFNASNDSQAKPNPSPPVANNDHPNHPPGQHPEFKHPPSEKRLSLQDQGFQGHNNDDSAIDLEDDTMLLAVGKYGDMMVSDPADAEGDVVVI from the exons ATGCCCCCAGAACTCG CCCGAGCCCACTCGCAGGGCAGTGCGGTATCCCAGACAACACAGATTGCCCCTCAAAGCCGGCCAGGTACGGCAGACCCTGTGCGAGCACGCTCCGAGGTCCTCTCTAGGGCTAGCCGCCGTCCTCGGTCAAGAGGATCAACAGCGAGCATCCATTCGAGTACCACCCAGCAAACCCAAGACCAGCATCTCGACGGGTTCCCGCAGTTTATGCCATCGCAAGTCGGAGCGGCCCAGCATATGTTCAATAACCCTGAGGATATGTTGATGCGATTTGGGCATCAGCTTTCACATCACAACGGTGCACCGCTGGATCAATCAATGCAAGACAGCCACGCCGGGATGTCTCGCGCCGAGGACTTTCCAAATCACCCCATGCAGGGGCATCCGCTTTCTCACCACTCCATACAGCCTGAAATTGCAAATAATTTGTCTGGTGTATCTGTTCCACAATATCCGCCAATGTATGATAGTGGTGTCGAAAACCACTTTCCAGACCACATCGTCGAGGACCAAGAAATCTCTGAGCCAGGAGctaagaagaagagaggagcTAGCTCGACGGTGGCAAACGACAATGAGTTGCGAAAGTTGCTTCGCCAGTATGAAGGATGGAATCTCAAGCAAATGGCGGCTGAAGTTATGAAGAATGAGGGTGGTGGGGGCAAGGCTGAGAAAGTGAAGCAGGTCTTCGCCATGATTTG GCTGAGGGAAAATTGCCGCAAGAGCAGTGGTTCAGTACGTCGTGACCGGGTCTATTGCTGCTACGCTGAGAACTGTGGAACGGAGCGCGTCTCAGTATTGAACCCCGCATCATTCGGAAAGTTGGTTCGCATCATCTTCCCCAACGTGCAGACTCGGCGTCTTGGAGTTCGAGGCGAGTCCAAGTATCACTACGTCGATTTGTCAGTGATTGAGGAAAAACAACAAAAGCTTGCGCCTCTCAACCCACAAATTGCCCATCATTCGAATGGCCCTGCTTCTTTGCCCTCCAGGGCTGCCAGTGCGATGCGCTCAAGAAG TGCTAGCGTACAGCAACCGACTGCCGACACTGCTGTGTTCCCATCTCCCACAACTTCTTTCGCTCCTCGATTCCCGAACAACGCCTCTCTCGCCGACTGCACTTGCCAAGGACACACCCCATCTGAGCCAGATGCAACAATCACGCGCGAGAATGTAGCCCAGCAGGCTGGGAAAATGATACACCAGATGCTTCTGTTCCCGATAGATGAGAACACTGTGGTTGATAACGATACCCTTCAACTTCCCGATATTCGTGCCTACTTACCTGCAAACACCGACTTGAAAGTTGCTGCAGCTCTTGCCGCCCTATATCGCTCTCATTGCATTTCGGTCATCGACAGCTTCAGATATTGCAAGGAAAGAAACCTCATGAAGTATTTCTCCGCTTTCCATGGAACATTGACTGTTCCCGTTCAGAAGCTGTTGACCCATCCCAACCTTGCTCCCTGGATTAAGGAATGTGATTGGATGATGTACCAAAAAATGATCGCTTTTGTGGCGCCCCTAACAACTCAGGTGGTTCCCAAGCCAGTCCTAGACGCTTTTAATTCCATCTCACAACGACTTTGCGGCCACATCACTGAGACCTTCAAGACCCAACCAACTCATGTCTCCTTGGCGCGCTTGATCCCTGCGCATATCTTTTGCAATCTCCTCAAGCATATGCTTGATGTGAACCAGGCCGCCAATGCCGCTGCCGCCTGGCTTTGCCATCCGGATAACCGAAACCAAATGTGGACCGACTTCAAGACTATGGTCAATCCTAGAGAGATGATGACCAAGGCGAACATTCCAACGTGTGCTGAGCCAGCGACGGAGCAAATTCTCAAGCATGACATTCGTGCGCTCTTGACTCCATTGACGGATACTGATCCCTCCGCCAGCTTGCATTTCTTCACGCAGCCTGATACTCCGGACTCTGTTGAGGCTCACAAATTTCCCGTGGAAAGTGCTCCGGGAGATGAGTACAACTTCCCCGACAAATGGGTCCAGTTTATCCTCAACATCCCCGCTGCCTTTGCTAATCACCGCACGCAGTGTGTCATTGAAAAGGTCGATGCCTTGTGGGATAGTGTGTTGCACCGACTCACTCTGGCTGGCGCACCAAGCTTTAGTGCGTGGTGGATGACAAAGGTCTTTTTCCATGAGATGATGATCTGGCAAGCAGAGAAGGGAGGTTTCATGCGCAACACCCCTGGATCATTGCAAAATGCCACGTTTGGTCCCGAATCGCTCGGCCACTTTCAGATGAAACAAGCGTCTGTTCCCGAAACATCATCTTTTAATGCATCAAATGATTCCCAAGCAAAGCCCAACCCAAGTCCTCCTGTGGCTAACAATGACCACCCAAACCATCCTCCTGGTCAGCATCCGGAATTCAAACACCCTCCCAGTGAGAAGCGACTGTCTCTCCAAGATCAGGGCTTCCAAGGCCATAACAATGATGACAGCGCAATTGACCTTGAGGATGATACCATGTTGCTGGCAGTTGGTAAATATGGTGACATGATGGTCTCTGATCCTGCAGATGCCGAAGGTGATGTCGTCGTCATCTAG
- a CDS encoding Alkaline-phosphatase-like, core domain produces MKVVHAVHAYLSHGIRRVRQSPGETLDAVWDFARRYFFTLAFLSLISAKLLHIYAHIHSLPLPRLLLWGSTFLFQDVMILLLFRIFAQKVAWRPGAALLAILVIPSSLIVSFMAAANTSFYVFTGAEIHWRQAKSFNGDAAAIHTLLTGLTGFLIVEGILLTTSLFAAHAIHAITGGILHVWAWPVRWLFARVRPHVEPLLRRFWPSKSPAPDLPDPRSYERITMDDNDDISDDEEGYHLLNTARLPNRLPGSKRVTDGVPQRALILGLFGLYLLLRLMRPWDPVYMYMSTTLPLTTIIDGAERHSPVDTTGTPERFDYLDRVTALRPAPRWSWMSKEPIAGFEDWDKSDPLALHYSPQEDPLRISNLDKPVLEDIHNALASGDVKIKHVVFLKLESSRADIFPLQKDSFMYKRIAETWKDKTIPPEVVDRLANLTRTAEFLTNFPNGFEHENTRFGRKAYGGISAKDAITSSTYTLKSLTGSFCGVTPLVADFNREFEHHIYQPCLPHVFDMLNQQPDITNETNDFTKWPWHSTFMMSVTEMYDNQNLLTPHLGFRDKQTKETIIKPEAKHYPVTSAEVNYYGFPESELREYIRDAIDDAERDHQRLFLGHLTSTTHHPWGVPNDAYEDLMGSKSGANNDMNRYLNSVGYVDDWLSNLIDILEEKGVANETLFVMAGDHGLSLPNDGGITPYDNPHVGSFKVPIVIAHPQLPPVQIDAPVISTQIVPTIIDLLIESASLSEDSTRSARDIRSLYEGQSLIRPQVVEKDGREAWHFTVMNTGGSWLSVRSAARPEFRLVIPLVNDVEWRFSDVSKDPNELNPIERFSLADLAAALEKEYDNEEVLNWLYNASYVANWWVLENWDRWRYSPKAKEEAKEEAKEEAKEEAKEEKS; encoded by the exons ATGAAAGTCGTTCACGCTGTTCATGCTTATTTAAGCCACGGCATCCGACGTGTTCGTCAGTCTCCTGGTGAGACCCTGGATGCCGTATGGGACTTTGCTCGTCGGTATTTTTTTACTCTGGCCTTTCTTTCGTTGATTAGTGCCAAATTACTTCATATTTATGCTCATATTCACTCTCTGCCTCTTCCCCGACTTCTGTTATGGGGTAGTACCTTCCTTTTTCAAGATGTGATGATACTATTGCTGTTTCGCATTTTTGCCCAGAAGGTCGCGTGGCGACCGGGAGCCGCCCTGCTGGCAATCTTGGTTATCCCGTCTAG TCTTATCGTCTCCTTCATGGCTGCTGCCAATACCTCCTTTTATGTCTTCACCGGTGCTGAGATCCACTGGCGCCAAGCCAAATCCTTCAATGGTGATGCCGCTGCCATTCATACCCTACTCACCGGCTTGACCGGGTTTTTGATTGTCGAAGGCATTCTTCTCACAACCTCATTGTTTGCCGCTCATGCCATTCATGCAATCACTGGAGGAATCCTACATGTCTGGGCCTGGCCTGTTCGATGGTTGTTTGCTCGTGTGCGGCCACACGTGGAGCCTCTGCTGCGGCGCTTCTGGCCATCCAAATCCCCAGCACCCGACCTTCCAGACCCTCGAAGCTATGAACGAATCACCATGGATGACAACGATGATATCagtgatgacgaagaaggGTACCATCTCCTGAATACTGCGCGACTGCCCAACCGCCTGCCGGGGTCCAAGCGGGTTACCGATGGTGTGCCCCAACGGGCCCTCATCCTGGGATTGTTTGGTCTTTACCTCTTGCTCCGATTGATGCGACCGTGGGACCCAGTATACATGTACATGTCCACCACCTTGCCCTTGACTACTATCATTGATGGCGCGGAGCGTCACTCCcccgtcgataccaccggCACGCCGGAGCGTTTTGATTATTTGGATCGAGTCACTGCATTGCGCCCAGCACCCCGGTGGAGCTGGATGTCTAAGGAACCGATCGCCGGTTTCGAGGATTGGGATAAATCAGATCCCCTGGCACTTCATTACAGCCCGCAAGAGGACCCATTACGCATCTCCAATCTCGACAAACCGGTGCTTGAGGACATTCATAACGCACTGGCCAGCGGCGATGTCAAGATCAAGCATGTAGTTTTCTTGAAACTTGAGAGTTCGCGCGCCGATATCTTCCCCCTGCAGAAGGACAGTTTCATGTACAAGCGTATTGCGGAAACATGGAAGGACAAGACGATTCCCCCCGAGGTTGTCGACCGCCTTGCAAATCTCACCCGTACGGCTGAGTTTTTGACCAACTTCCCTAATGGATTTGAGCACGAAAATACCCGTTTTGGCCGCAAAGCCTATGGTGGCATCAGCGCCAAGGACGCCATCACCTCGTCCACCTACACGCTCAAGAGTTTGACCGGAAGTTTCTGTGGTGTGACCCCATTGGTCGCCGACTTTAACCGCGAATTCGAACACCATATCTACCAGCCATGTCTGCCCCACGTCTTCGACATGCTCAATCAGCAACCGGATATCACTAATGAGACCAATGACTTCACCAAATGGCCATGGCATTCGACTTTTATGATGTCAGTCACCGAAATGTACGATAACCAAAATCTATTGACCCCCCACTTGGGATTCCGAGACAAACAGACCAAAGAGACCATCATCAAGCCCGAGGCCAAGCATTATCCTGTCACCAGTGCCGAGGTGAACTACTATGGCTTTCCGGAATCCGAGCTTCGGGAGTACATCCGTGATGCCATCGATGATGCGGAACGGGACCACCAGCGTCTCTTCCTCGGCCACCTCACGAGTACCACTCACCATCCGTGGGGAGTTCCGAATGACGCCTATGAAGATTTGATGGGCTCAAAATCCGGGGCTAACAACGATATGAATCGATACCTGAACTCGGTTGGTTATGTGGATGATTGGCTCTCAAATCTTATCGATATCCTAGAGGAAAAGGGAGTTGCCAATGAGACCTTGTTTGTCATGGCTGGAGATCACGGCCTTTCCCTCCCCAACGACGGCGGTATCACTCCCTATGACAACCCTCACGTCGGTAGCTTCAAAGTCCCCATCGTCATTGCACACCCTCAACTCCCTCCCGTTCAGATTGATGCCCCAGTCATCAGCACCCAGATTGTCCCTACCATCATTGACTTGTTGATCGAGTCGGCATCCCTTAGCGAGGACAGCACACGTTCTGCCCGCGACATTCGCTCGCTGTACGAAGGCCAATCCCTGATCCGACCACAGGTCGTCGAGAAGGATGGACGCGAAGCCTGGCATTTCACAGTCATGAACACCGGTGGTTCTTGGCTATCTGTTCGGTCGGCTGCCCGCCCCGAGTTCCGCCTGGTGATCCCGCTAGTCAACGACGTGGAATGGCGCTTCTCCGATGTGTCCAAGGATCCGAACGAACTCAACCCGATCGAGCGCTTCAGCCTTGCCGATCTAGCGGCCGCGCTGGAGAAGGAGTACGATAATGAAGAAGTTCTCAACTGGCTCTACAACGCATCCTATGTCGCCAACTGGTGGGTACTGGAGAACTGGGACCGATGGAGATACTCCCCAAAGGCCAAAGAAGAGGCCAAAGAAGAGGCCAAAGAAGAGGCCAAAGAAGAggccaaagaagagaaaagctAA
- a CDS encoding Ribose phosphate diphosphokinase Prs1, putative — protein MRGVQIFSGNSHPGLADTICERLGTVPAKANLGKFANGETSVNIGTSVRNQDVYIIQSGSEKINDSVMELLIMISACKGGSAKSITAVMPYFPYSRQSKKKSHRGAITARMLANLLTIAGVDHVITMDLHASQMQGFFGKPVDNLFAEPFIARWIRMNVPGWKDAVVVSKNAGGTKRVTSLADTLKLNFGIVTTDRRRPKVPVATMADSTVFFDAADEDPLSTKEARPFELHMHSSKRTPATPPIPEKPEPTTPPSARYLLRPETPPAARRPSELEAAYEYTDVRVRDVITGRLVQGQLVDDDYRMNEGSQSGGTTPGAGSSSHENSDAIPDSMMASVISNASSQPPDHALGGSFDAVESDDEASVCGGHVDERTITLVGEVRDRTVFLVDDMIDKSGSWIAAAETVVKRGGASKVYCIATHGLFGENSLDQMEACRSIDHIVRASGDTITARVFRLFSTLTTDEAYGSNEGKRNIKNSPATVDDKIPISYQMNDPFWTFRPFLIDPRVSSPLSPYRSRPRRVILSRPSKPAMQSTLGSAGASRFPQGVLNGALAD, from the exons ATGCGGGGCGTCCAGATATTCTCGGGGAATTCTCACCCCGGTCTCGCAGATACTATCTGCGAGCGTTTAGGCACTGTACCTGCCAAAGCTAACCTAGGAAAATTTGCCAATGGCGAGACCAGTGTCAACATCGGTACCTCAGTGCGGAACCAGGATGTTTACATCATTCAAAGTGGTAGCGAGAAGATTAATGATAGTGTTATGGAGCTCCTGATCATGATCTCAGCGTGCAAGGGTGGCTCAGCGAAGTCCATTACAG CGGTCATGCC ATATTTCCCATACTCGCGTCAATCTAAGAAGAAGAGTCATCGAGGTGCTATCACGGCCCGCATGCTCGCCAATCTCCTCACGATCGCTGGCGTGGACCATGTGATCACCATGGACCTGCAC GCATCCCAGATGCAAGGATTCTTCGGAAAGCCGGTCGACAACCTCTTTGCCGAACCGTTTATCGCCCGCTGGATTCGGATGAATGTTCCCGGCTGGAAAGACGCAGTGGTGGTTAGCAAGAATGCTGGCGGAACCAAGCGAGTCACATCGCTGGCTGATACTTTGAAGCTCAACTTTGGTATCGTGACAACGGATCGTCGGCGTCCGAAGGTCCCCGTCGCTACTATGGCTGATAGCACAGTCTTCTTTGATGCTGCGGATGAAGATCCCCTCTCAACTAAGGAAGCACGGCCTTTTGAGCTTCATATGCACAGTTCTAAAAGAACACCTGCAACACCTCCCATCCCGGAAAAGCCGGAGCCAACCACACCCCCTTCTGCGCGTTATCTTCTGCGCCCGGAAACCCCTCCTGCGGCCCGCCGCCCATCGGAACTGGAAGCAGCATACGAGTACACGGACGTGCGTGTGCGAGATGTGATCACCGGTCGCCTGGTCCAAGGTCAATTAGTTGATGATGATTATCGTATGAACGAAGGCTCACAGTCTGGCGGCACTACACCGGGAGctggcagcagcagccatgAAAATTCAGATGCTATTCCTGATTCTATGATGGCCTCCGTGATCTCCAACGCCTCATCGCAACCTCCTGATCATGCGCTCGGTGGTTCCTTTGATGCAGTTGAGTCTGACGACGAAGCTAGTGTTTGTGGCGGCCATGTCGATGAAAGGACTATCACGCTGGTGGGTGAGGTGCGCGACCGAACTGTCTTCCTTGTCGATGACATGATAGACAAAAGCGGATCGTGGATCGCGGCTGCAGAGACTGTTGTCAAACGTGGCGGGGCCAGCAAGGTTTACTGTATAGCTACCCATGGATTGTTCGGGGAGAACTCCTTGGATCAGATGGAAGCGTGTCGCTCAATCGACCACATTGTC AGAGCATCCGGAGACACCATTACGGCGAGAG TGTTTCGGCTCTTTTCCACCTTAACGACTGATGAGGCATATGGCAGTAACGAGGGAAAAAGAAATATAAAAA ATTCTCCTGCGACCGTTGATGACAAGATACCTATTTCCTATCAAATGAACGACCCGTTCTGGACCTTTCGCCCCTTCCTCATCGATCCTCGGGTGTCCTCCCCTTTGTCCCCCTACCGTTCTCGACCTCGTAGAGTGATCTTATCACGACCTTCCAAACCAGCGATGCAGTCCACTCTGGGTTCTGCAGGAGCATCTCGTTTTCCACAAGGTGTTCTTAACGGAGCGTTGGCAGATTAA